From Mycolicibacterium cosmeticum, a single genomic window includes:
- a CDS encoding restriction endonuclease, with amino-acid sequence MRIRPLLVTGIAAGSAAYAYGQQWQTALACAVAAPAVLRIGPHFVAGLRTPSPREDTVGAMSGTEFEDHVARIARSCGVPVIMTSLTGDWGVDLIVGRRPNRLAIQCKRQARPVGTGAVQEVVAGAPMQDCTRTMVVTNHEFTPAARKLAELHGCTLVGGAELPRLRSTIRALLAQG; translated from the coding sequence GTGCGTATCCGACCACTGCTGGTGACCGGGATTGCCGCCGGTTCGGCGGCCTACGCCTACGGGCAGCAGTGGCAGACCGCCCTGGCGTGCGCGGTCGCCGCACCGGCGGTCCTGCGCATCGGCCCGCACTTCGTCGCCGGGCTGCGCACGCCCTCGCCCCGGGAGGACACTGTCGGCGCGATGTCGGGCACCGAGTTCGAGGATCACGTCGCCCGCATCGCGCGGTCGTGCGGCGTCCCGGTGATCATGACCTCGCTGACCGGGGACTGGGGCGTCGACCTGATCGTCGGTCGCCGGCCGAATCGGCTTGCCATCCAATGCAAACGCCAAGCCCGGCCGGTGGGCACCGGCGCCGTCCAGGAGGTGGTGGCCGGCGCACCCATGCAGGACTGCACCCGCACCATGGTGGTGACCAACCACGAGTTCACCCCGGCCGCACGCAAACTCGCCGAATTGCACGGGTGCACCCTGGTCGGCGGCGCCGAGCTGCCCAGGCTCCGCTCCACCATCCGGGCGCTACTCGCGCAGGGCTGA
- a CDS encoding citrate/2-methylcitrate synthase has product MADTLIEAAPGLANIVAADTAIGDVRGDEGFYHYGPYSAVELAATRTFEEVWFLFVHGRLPSPDEAAAFAAHTATLRTIPADVAPILRMVALGGAAEHPLAALRTVLSAVATALDLRPVWDLDDDARRRDALLLAAITPTVLAALHRIGQGLDPVPPDPTLPVAAHWLYLLTGRRPTAEHARAIEQYLIATVDHGFNASTFTARVVASTGADVGSAICAALGAFSGPLHGGAPDRALDALDAIGDPANAAAWTHAALDRGERIMGFGHAVYRTADPRAELLKSIATGLGGELADRAVRVERDVTEVLAQRRHGRELRANVEFYAGVVMEQCGVPRAMFTPTFAVSRVVGWSAHILEQARSRKIIRPRARYVGPEPVRSALRE; this is encoded by the coding sequence ATGGCCGACACCCTCATCGAGGCCGCACCCGGGCTGGCCAACATCGTGGCCGCGGACACCGCGATCGGCGACGTCCGCGGCGACGAGGGCTTCTATCACTACGGGCCGTATTCGGCCGTCGAGCTCGCCGCCACCCGCACCTTCGAGGAGGTGTGGTTCCTGTTCGTGCACGGCCGGTTGCCGTCACCCGACGAGGCGGCCGCGTTCGCCGCTCACACCGCGACGCTGCGCACCATCCCGGCCGACGTCGCCCCGATCCTGCGGATGGTCGCACTCGGCGGCGCCGCGGAACACCCGCTGGCCGCGCTGCGCACGGTGCTCTCGGCGGTGGCCACGGCACTCGATCTGCGACCGGTGTGGGACCTCGACGACGACGCCCGCCGCCGCGACGCGCTGTTGTTGGCGGCGATCACCCCGACGGTGCTGGCCGCCCTGCACCGGATCGGGCAGGGCCTGGATCCGGTGCCCCCGGACCCGACCCTGCCGGTCGCGGCACACTGGCTCTACCTGCTGACCGGGCGGCGGCCGACCGCCGAGCACGCCCGCGCCATCGAGCAGTACCTGATCGCCACCGTCGACCACGGCTTCAACGCCTCGACGTTCACCGCGCGGGTGGTGGCCTCGACCGGCGCCGATGTCGGGTCCGCGATCTGTGCCGCGTTGGGTGCTTTCTCCGGCCCGTTGCACGGCGGTGCACCGGACCGTGCGCTGGACGCCCTCGACGCGATCGGTGACCCCGCCAACGCCGCGGCCTGGACACATGCGGCCCTCGATCGCGGCGAACGCATCATGGGGTTCGGGCACGCGGTGTACCGCACCGCCGATCCGCGCGCCGAGCTGTTGAAGTCGATCGCCACCGGCCTGGGCGGTGAGCTCGCCGATCGCGCCGTGCGGGTGGAGCGCGACGTCACCGAGGTGCTCGCGCAGCGACGGCACGGCCGGGAGCTGCGGGCCAATGTGGAGTTCTATGCCGGCGTGGTGATGGAACAGTGCGGGGTGCCGCGCGCGATGTTCACCCCCACGTTCGCGGTGAGCCGGGTGGTGGGCTGGTCGGCGCACATCCTGGAACAGGCCCGGTCCCGCAAGATCATCCGGCCGCGGGCTCGCTATGTCGGGCCGGAGCCGGTGCGGTCAGCCCTGCGCGAGTAG
- a CDS encoding citrate synthase codes for MAAHRRHTRRWPAAIDHDGHDYLSTAQVAKVLGIKRESVYAYVSRGRLHSVRIAGVRGSVFAVDEVEALAGAGVRARPPAGVVERIRTQLTSLSGDELCYRGVPARELVSRDFLDVARLLWDHDVPAQPSPLDDAATTHLRSALPHTAGLLDVVRIAVDLAGASDPLRYQRTGTVVATKGLQILEAVSSALPTVRGDVTTGSYAKRLWPKLSPLSPTPARVGVLNAALVLLADHDLAASTVAARVAASARAGVYSVVAAGLAALDGPMHGGAATAAYRYLHAALADPVAAVAASLRAGERIPGTGHRIYREHDPRALALLDLLARAGGGTRVRAAVETIASASDFVNSDLALAAMALQFRMPADAPEAVFGIARIVGWVAHALEEYNESMLRFRPEGVYVGKRSN; via the coding sequence ATGGCAGCACACCGGCGACATACGCGGCGCTGGCCTGCCGCGATCGACCACGACGGGCACGATTACCTGAGCACCGCACAGGTGGCCAAGGTGCTCGGGATCAAGCGCGAGTCGGTGTATGCCTACGTCAGCCGCGGCCGCCTGCACAGCGTGCGCATCGCCGGGGTGCGCGGCAGCGTGTTCGCCGTCGACGAGGTCGAAGCGCTGGCCGGTGCCGGCGTGCGGGCCCGCCCACCGGCCGGGGTGGTGGAGCGGATACGCACCCAGCTCACCTCGCTCTCCGGCGACGAGCTGTGCTACCGCGGCGTCCCGGCCCGCGAACTGGTGAGCCGGGATTTCCTCGATGTGGCGCGGTTGTTGTGGGATCACGACGTACCCGCGCAACCTTCACCACTGGACGACGCCGCGACCACCCACCTGCGGTCGGCCCTGCCGCACACCGCCGGCCTGCTGGACGTGGTGCGCATCGCGGTGGACCTCGCCGGCGCGTCGGACCCGCTGCGCTATCAGCGCACCGGAACGGTGGTCGCCACCAAAGGGCTGCAGATCCTGGAAGCCGTATCGTCGGCACTGCCCACCGTGCGCGGCGACGTCACCACCGGGTCGTACGCAAAACGACTGTGGCCCAAACTCTCACCGCTGTCTCCCACCCCCGCCCGGGTGGGCGTGCTCAACGCCGCCCTGGTGCTGCTTGCCGACCACGACCTGGCGGCCAGTACCGTCGCCGCGCGGGTCGCCGCCAGCGCAAGGGCGGGCGTGTATTCGGTTGTCGCCGCGGGGCTGGCCGCGCTCGACGGTCCCATGCACGGCGGTGCGGCCACCGCCGCCTACCGTTATCTGCATGCCGCCCTCGCCGATCCGGTGGCCGCGGTGGCCGCGAGCCTGCGCGCCGGGGAGCGCATTCCGGGTACCGGACACCGCATCTACCGCGAACACGATCCGCGCGCACTGGCGCTGCTGGACCTGCTGGCGCGCGCCGGTGGCGGCACCCGCGTTCGCGCCGCCGTGGAAACCATCGCTTCGGCAAGCGATTTCGTCAACTCCGATCTGGCACTGGCCGCGATGGCGCTCCAGTTCCGGATGCCCGCCGACGCGCCGGAAGCCGTCTTCGGCATCGCCAGGATCGTCGGTTGGGTGGCG